Proteins from one Dermacentor variabilis isolate Ectoservices chromosome 1, ASM5094787v1, whole genome shotgun sequence genomic window:
- the LOC142579070 gene encoding uncharacterized protein LOC142579070: MSYRPNQGLYRTLDFVTPVTRVWGIFSAIVYWGIGADITYHGDSLGPYILVSAVFITLFETAFAVDLFLEVCIREERGYCLRLWRGIRWVDLWRKSILYLALSILCFAYHSSSWLGGYAGATTLVLCVLYLILTYKNHLEVKEALLADKEASYDRFDALEEEVDETLPEPDVDTVGDQDRILEV; encoded by the exons ATGAGCTATCGACCAAATCAGGGTTTATATCGCACGCTAGACTTCGTTACACCTGTGACACGAGTATGGGGCATTTTTTCTGCAATAG TTTACTGGGGTATAGGCGCTGACATCACGTATCACGGCGACTCCTTGGGGCCGTATATACT GGTTTCAGCTGTGTTTATTACGCTCTTTGAAACAGCATTTGCTGTGGACCTTTTCCTCGAGGTTTGCATAAG GGAGGAGAGAGGCTATTGCCTTCGCctgtggagaggaattcgatgggtaGATCTGTGGCGGAAAAGCATCCTTTACTTGGCCTTATCCATCCTGTGCTTTGCTTACCACAGCAGTTCCTGGTTAGGTGGCTATGCTG GTGCCACAACATTAGTTCTGTGTGTCCTTTACCTCATCCTTACCTACAAGAATCACCTTGAGGTCAAGGAGGCTCTTTTGGCTGACAAAGAAGCATCGTATGACAG GTTTGATGCACTGGAAGAAGAGGTAGACGAAACACTTCCAGAGCCTGATGTTGACACTGTTGGTGACCAAGATCGCATTTTGGAAGTGTGA